A window of the Oncorhynchus kisutch isolate 150728-3 linkage group LG12, Okis_V2, whole genome shotgun sequence genome harbors these coding sequences:
- the LOC109901207 gene encoding protein krueppel-like, protein MDTEILTVTQRFLHKGSDHRSDPERLGCPPAPGSDYLPVFQSQINSRGDGDSLDTDGDVPCCSYATEMDPGNISLGLETQTDLSRGDWNQYTSSVYSEGCLDKKGEVIVVDEVTVKVEGYASPLLNADSHLGDGHSHGRDFLDYRGSLETTVNVATLSPLHTFRDRNPGSTSMAPSASHSHVLSNQLLNSNDRARAQAQGQGATSGNVKEKRFLCMFCNKGFSCLQKVEIHQRVHTGVKPFSCTQCHMRFSVAGNLKRHQRVHTGVKPFSCTHCQMHFAQAGDLKRHERVHTGEKPFSCPQCEKRFSRQHQLKIHLKVHTGERLFACTHCRKSFSERSYLRIHHQKKHSTQ, encoded by the coding sequence ATGGACACCGAGATATTAACAGTAACACAAAGGTTCTTACACAAAGGATCTGACCACagatcagacccagagagactgggctgtccTCCTGCTCCTGGCTCAGACTATTTACCGGTATTTCAGAGCCAGATTAATTCTCGTGGTGATGGTGACTCGTTAGACACTGACGGGGATGTTCCATGTTGTTCTTACGCAACAGAGATGGACCCTGGCAACATATCCTTGGGTTTAGAGACACAAACTGATCTGTCTAGAGGGGACTGGAACCAGTACACTAGTAGTGTATACTCTGAAGGGTGCCtagataagaaaggggaggtCATAGTGGTAGATGAGGTGACTGTAAAAGTGGAGGGCTACGCTTCTCCCCTATTGAATGCAGATAGTCACCTAGGAGACGGACACTCACATGGCAGAGATTTCTTAGATTATAGGGGAAGCTTAGAGACAACTGTAAATGTTGCCACCCTCTCCCCTTTACACACGTTCAGGGATCGCAATCCAGGGTCCACGTCGATGGCACCTTCCGCATCACACAGCCATGTCCTTTCCAATCAGCTGTTGAACTCAAATGACCGGGCTAGAGCCCAGGCTCAGGGACAGGGAGCCACATCAGGCAATGTtaaagagaaacggttcctctgcatgttctgtaacaaaggcttcagctgcctccagaaggtggagatccaccagagggtccatACAGGGGtaaaacccttcagctgtacccagtgtcataTGCGCTTTTCCGTGGCTGgcaacctgaagaggcaccagagggtccacacaggggtgaaacccttcagctgtacgCATTGTCAAATGCACTTCGCTCAGGCTGGTGACCTGAAGAGGCAcgagagggtccacacaggggagaaacccttcagctgcccccagtgtgagaagaggttctcacGCCAGCACCAGCTGAAGATtcacctgaaggtccacacgggagaGAGGTTGTTCGCCTGTACGCACTGCAGGAAGAGtttctcagagaggagctacctcCGGATACACCACCAGAAAAAACATTCCACTCAATGA